ACGATCTGTGCCTGAGCGGAGAATGAAGTTACTTCGCTATGCGTTGGGAAGAGGATTCACTGTCGATGAAATTGGTCAATGCCTGAAAATGATGGATCTCGATTCAAGCCCAGATGAGACGCAATGACTTGATGAGTATTCTCTCTTCACTTTTTTTTCCGAAGGTGTGTGCCGTATGCGGTGAAGCGTTACTCTCCGGTGAAGAGGCTCTTTGCCTGCGCTGCTTGTACAAATTACCCCGAACAAATAACTATCAGGAGAAGGACAATGCTGCCGAGAAACTGATGGCCGGCCGCATCCCTTTTGAACGGATTGCCAGCTTCTGTGTCTACACCAAAGGAGGGGTACTGCCTCCACTGATTCACCAGTTGAAGTACCATCAACGACAGGAAGTTGGTCTCCTGATGGGGCGCCTCTTCGGTGAAGATCTGTTGGGGAGCGACTTCCTTGCACCCGTTCAGCTAATCGTGCCGGTACCACTCCATCCGCGAAAGGAAAAATCCAGGGGTTACAACCAGTCGCAACTGATAGCTCAAGGACTTTCACAGGCTACCGCTCTTCCCCTTTCCGTTGGAAATCTCATCCGTGAGGTTTACAATCCCACGCAAACAGTTCGAACCCGTACACAACGCTGGGAGAATGTGCGTGACATCTTCCGTGTCTCCAACCCGGAGGAGTTTCAGGACAAACATCTGTTGCTTATAGATGATGTGATCACCACCGGTTCTACCCTGGAGGCCTGCGGCATAGCGCTTACCTGCTGCCAAGGGGTGAAGATCAGCATCGCCACCCTCGGCGAGGTGTACTGATTTTTTTTCTGAAATAAATCTCACTTACGGATGAAAAGCGTACTTTTGTGATTCATCTCAAAAAACCTGCAACAATATGCATGACGTTCAAAAGTTGACAGCTGAAAAACTGCTGCGAATAAAAGCGATCAAATTGCAGCCCTCCAATCCCTTCACCTGGGCTTCGGGCTGGAAATCACCTATATACTGCGACAACCGGAAACTGATGTCCTATCCTGCCATTCGCAACTTCATCAAAGTGGAGTTTGCCAGGCTGATACTTGAAAAGTATCCCCAGGTCGATGCCATCGCGGGTGTGGCTACAGGTGCCATCGCTCCGGGAGTGTTGGTCGCTGATCTGTTGGGACTCCCCTTTGTCTATATCCGTTCTACACCCAAGGATCATGGCCTGGAGAATTTAATCGAAGGTGACCTGAAGCCAAAACAGAAGGTTGTGGTGATCGAGGATTTGGTTTCCACCGGCGGCAGCAGCCTCAAGGCGGTGGAGGCAATCCGCCGTGACGGATCGGATGTGTTGGGGATGGTGGCAGTCTTCACTTACGGTTTCCCTCTCGCGCTACAGAGCATGCACGACGCAAGGGTGGAGCTCACCACGCTCTGCAACTATGATGCGATCCTCGACGAGGCAGTGGCCACCGATTACATCGATGAATCGGAGCTTAAAACGCTACAGGACTGGCGCAGGAATCCCGACCAGTGGGGTCAGACACCCAAAAAAGGCAAACGATGACAGAATTCGTAAGCGACGTAAAAACAATCCTGTACAGTGATGCTGATGTGTACCGCGTACTCTCTGATCCCCGCAACCTGGAGAAGGTGAAAAATGAGATCCCTGAAGATCAGATTCGGGACCTTTCTTTTGATGAGGATAGCATCTCCTTTAGTGTAAATCCGATTGGTTCGGTGCGATTCCTGCTGACTGAGCGGGAACCGAACAAGGTGGTGAAGTTGAAATCTGAAAAACTTCCTTTTGATGTCTTTCTTTGGATACAGCTGGTTGCAAAAGGAGAGAAGGATACCAGACTGCGTCTCACTCTCCGCGCCGAACTGAATCCCTTTCTCCGGGGGATGGTGGAAAAACCGATGAATGAGATGCTGGAGAAGATGTCGGAGGCATTGTCACGGTTGCCCTACGACCGTATATAGCCTTCGCAATCATTCTCTTGTCGGAGCATTGGCCGTATCTGGGTTTTTATTTCACCTTAATTCAGACCTAACTGACTCTAATCTCGTTCTAATCTATTAGAACGAGATTAGAGCCATATTAGAACCATATTAGAACGAGATTAGAACGAGTACCGAACAAATACCGAACAAAGTGAAGCGAAATGTTGAGATGGAATATGGCTTTTCCATCTCAACATAACATACATAAGAAACTTTAATTGTCTCTATTTTCGTGTCTCATCCGGATCTCTCCCTCTTCGCCTTTTTGCAGGTTGAAGGTCACAAAACCCTCTTCCATCGGCACCATTTCTCCGTTTATTTCAACTTGAGAAACATATGAGGGTACTTTGAGCGTGAACAGATTCGAATGAGTGGCGACCATGTGGACCTTGGTCAGTTTATGATCCTGCCAAACGGCATTTACCGCTGCTCCTCCCCGTACGCGTAACCCACGGAAGCTGCCCTCCGACCAGCTTTCAGGCAGTGCCGGCAACAGATGGATGTATCCGTCGTGACTCTGAATGAGCATCTCCGCAATGCCGGCTGTCCCCCCCAGGTTACCGTCAATTTGAAAGGGTGGGTGTGCACAAAAGAGGTTGGGGTAGGTGCCCGCTTTAGCCCTCATACTGACATTTTCCATCGCCGGTTCCAACAAGCTTTTCAGCAATTTGTAGGCCCTGTTGCCGTCGTGCAGGCGGGCCCAGAAGTTGATCTTCCAGGCGCGTGACCAGCCTGTACCCTCATCACCCCTGCGGTCCAGTGTCTTCCTCGCCGCATTGGCCAGCTCCGGTGTGGTGACCGGTGAGATCTGGTTGGAGGGATGCAACGCGTAGAGGTGTGACACATGTCGGTGATGGGGATCCTCTTCCTCATAATCCTCCAGCCATTCCTGCAAATAGCCCGCGGGACTGATCTGCATTGGTGGCAGTTGGGGTAGTGCCTCCCTGATCCTCTTCACTGTCTCATCCTCTATTCCGAGAATCTCGGATGCTGAAAGGAGATTGGTGAACAGTTCCCGGATGATCTGCACATCCATGGAGGGACCCATGCACACATAAACCGGTTCTTCACTGTTGCCGGGGAGATAAAAGGCGTTTTCGGGTGAGGAGGAGGGAGCAGTTACCAACCACCCATTTTTTGGTTCACGAATCATACTGCTCAGGAAAAATCGGGCAGCACCTTCAAGGACGGGATATACTGATTGAAGATAGTCCTGGTCACCGCTGAAAGCATATTGTTCCCAGAGATGCTGGCAGAGCCAGGCCCCGCCGGTATTGGTGGCTCCCCAGGAGGCATGCTCACCGGGTGCGGTGAATTGCCAGGGATTGCTCATCATATGGGCAACCCAACCCTCCGCACCATAGAAGGTGGATGCAGTCGCTTCTCCCGATTCAACCAGCGATGCGGTGTAACGGGTCAAAGGTTTGTGCAGCTCGGCAAGATTGCATACCTCTGCCGGCCAGTAGTTCATCTGCAGGTTGATGTTGAGGTGGTAATCACCGTTCCAGGGAGTCTGCAGTTGATTGGCCCACAATCCCTGCAGGTTGAGCGGCAGGCTATGCTCACGGGTGCCGCTTATCATCAGGTAGCGCCCATATTGAAAATAGAGGGCGGCGAAAGCAGGGTCATCGTTGTGCTGGAATGCCGACAGACGTTCCGGTGTTGTATTGTTGTTGTCTTGTTCACCCAAGTAGAGTTCCACACGATCGAACTTCTCCCGGTACTTTGCAATGTGATTTTCTTTCAGTTTTTTGAAGGAGTTGGAATCTGCTGCTCCAAGCAAGCTGTCAACCATGGAATGATAATCACTCTCCAGTAGATCGGTGGCGGTTGAAATAACCAACAGTACCTCATCGGCACCCTCAACCCTGAGCGACTGTCCCTCCTGCGAAGTGATTCCCCCTTTGTTGATCATC
This genomic window from Dysgonomonadaceae bacterium zrk40 contains:
- a CDS encoding ComF family protein, coding for MRRNDLMSILSSLFFPKVCAVCGEALLSGEEALCLRCLYKLPRTNNYQEKDNAAEKLMAGRIPFERIASFCVYTKGGVLPPLIHQLKYHQRQEVGLLMGRLFGEDLLGSDFLAPVQLIVPVPLHPRKEKSRGYNQSQLIAQGLSQATALPLSVGNLIREVYNPTQTVRTRTQRWENVRDIFRVSNPEEFQDKHLLLIDDVITTGSTLEACGIALTCCQGVKISIATLGEVY
- a CDS encoding orotate phosphoribosyltransferase, producing the protein MHDVQKLTAEKLLRIKAIKLQPSNPFTWASGWKSPIYCDNRKLMSYPAIRNFIKVEFARLILEKYPQVDAIAGVATGAIAPGVLVADLLGLPFVYIRSTPKDHGLENLIEGDLKPKQKVVVIEDLVSTGGSSLKAVEAIRRDGSDVLGMVAVFTYGFPLALQSMHDARVELTTLCNYDAILDEAVATDYIDESELKTLQDWRRNPDQWGQTPKKGKR
- a CDS encoding SRPBCC family protein, with amino-acid sequence MTEFVSDVKTILYSDADVYRVLSDPRNLEKVKNEIPEDQIRDLSFDEDSISFSVNPIGSVRFLLTEREPNKVVKLKSEKLPFDVFLWIQLVAKGEKDTRLRLTLRAELNPFLRGMVEKPMNEMLEKMSEALSRLPYDRI
- a CDS encoding glycoside hydrolase family 95 protein, which encodes MALLLLSTSCNNQPNGQELSLHYDTPANSWEETLPLGNGRIGMMPDGGVEQEMIVLNDITMWSGSEDPEALNPEAIEYLPVIRQLLLDGNNLEAQKVMYEHFRCGGQGSAFGSGKDAPYGSFQMVGELHITHKYREGDSIRDYQRELSLNDAVASTRFSSGSTTYTREYLASHSNDLLLIRIGADKKEAVTFDLELSRPERATITLEEKGLRMEGQLNDGNNGDEGVSYLTRLKMINKGGITSQEGQSLRVEGADEVLLVISTATDLLESDYHSMVDSLLGAADSNSFKKLKENHIAKYREKFDRVELYLGEQDNNNTTPERLSAFQHNDDPAFAALYFQYGRYLMISGTREHSLPLNLQGLWANQLQTPWNGDYHLNINLQMNYWPAEVCNLAELHKPLTRYTASLVESGEATASTFYGAEGWVAHMMSNPWQFTAPGEHASWGATNTGGAWLCQHLWEQYAFSGDQDYLQSVYPVLEGAARFFLSSMIREPKNGWLVTAPSSSPENAFYLPGNSEEPVYVCMGPSMDVQIIRELFTNLLSASEILGIEDETVKRIREALPQLPPMQISPAGYLQEWLEDYEEEDPHHRHVSHLYALHPSNQISPVTTPELANAARKTLDRRGDEGTGWSRAWKINFWARLHDGNRAYKLLKSLLEPAMENVSMRAKAGTYPNLFCAHPPFQIDGNLGGTAGIAEMLIQSHDGYIHLLPALPESWSEGSFRGLRVRGGAAVNAVWQDHKLTKVHMVATHSNLFTLKVPSYVSQVEINGEMVPMEEGFVTFNLQKGEEGEIRMRHENRDN